AGACACACTTTGGAGCAATTGGCATCATCAAGGCAAGTAGTAATGTATTTTATGTATCTGTAGCTACGTTTTAACCTTTGTATCTTTCTATTCCTTTGCAACTGATCTAACAACAGAAAGACAAGCGTACAATGAAGCCCAAGATTTGGCTGTACAAGAACAAGGAGACCGGCGCCTCCAAGGGAGAGGCCACTGTCACCTACGACGACACCAATGCTGCACAATCCGCCATTGAATGGTTCGATGGACGCGACTTCAACGGCAATGCGATCAAGGTGTCGCTGGCCCAGCGCCAGAACAACTGGAACAAgggcggaggcggcggcggcggtggtggtggtcgcGGAGGATTTGGCGGACGtcgcggtggtggtggcggcggaggaggtggcggcggcggtggaggtCGCTTCGATcgcggaggaggcggtggcggcggacGCTACGATcgcggaggaggcggtggtggtggcggcggcggtggcaacGTGCAGCCCCGTGATGGTGACTGGAAATGCAACAGCTGTAATAACACCAACTTTGCCTGGCGCAACGAATGCAATAGGTGAGTTGAGAGTTGAGATATAATTGCTTTCAACATTCCATTCCATCATAATTCCTAAAACTCCACACTTGCTTGTAAATATCGTGGAGAACCCAAAGTGTAGACGAAAAACTTATCAGTGTTTGAAAGCAAGCAATTTTTGCTGATACGCCACATAATTGCCATAAGTCTTTATCTTTGGGGAACTACAAATTTTACAATCTTTGGCTTGCtacgataataataatcacGTCCATTTGCAGATGTAAGACTCCCAAGGGCGACGACGAGGGCTCTAGCGGAGGTGGTGGAGGCGGCGGCtacggcggcggtggtggcggagGAGGCTACGACCGAGGAAATGATCGTGGATCCGGCGGCGGTGGATATCACAACAGAGATCGCGGTGGCAACTCGCAGggaggcggaggcggcggcggcggtggtggtggctacTCCCGCTTCAATGACAACAATGGCGGAGGACGCGGTGGCCGTGGAGGTGGTGGCGGCAATCGCCGCGATGGTGGACCGATGAGAAACGATGGAGGCATGCGCTCGAGACCATATTAAGCGCATGGTAGCCAGCCGAACGCGGCAcctatttttttcacttttacttATTAATTGTAGCGAGAGTACGCTTTTAAATGtacttttaaaattaacaGTCAGAGCAACTTTTAAATGATAATTGCCAGCACACGACTTCATTTGAACCGATTTTTATCCCAACACACACACGGTTATCGCTCGTTTTGACtgaattatattatataattatgtaATCTAATTTAACAACTGTAACTGTAACATGGTACATACgaataaacatatatatatgtatacatatatagctcatatatatgtgtatatatatatatatatagagaaaaTCAAAATCACTGCTTTGAATTCGGAAGTTGACATCATTCATTTCCAGCTTAGCTGACTAAGAAGGGGATTCCAAAGAATTCAATAAGTTCGCCTCGCCGAAATCTCCAGCGTAATTTTTAACAACAAAACGAGGAAAACTTGAAAAGTGACGCGTGCAATTTGTGGATAATTCAGCAACTGTTTCTTTTTGCAATAACAAAGGTGGTTAAATCcagactttttatttttagaattgCATTGAAGAGAATTGAGGCTGCTGCGCCCGCTATTTGCATGGATAACCGCTCACCTGCTGATCTGCTTTCAGAGAAGGTTGCTcattattacatttttgtattattttcttttattttcaatatacattattattattatattacagTTCATCTTTTTCTAGCAGGGTGTAGCGATGCTTGGATGGGCCAAGTTCCTTGAATTTGGACTCTGGTGGCGATGTACCCTTGCCAGTGTGTGGGTCAGGTTCAATATCATTTGAGGGATCCGGCCCGTAATGAAATTCCCTGGAAAGCAAAGCAGCAGACCGTTTAGTAATTGAGCCCCATGGTGTTAGCAAAGGCGGCTGTATAACAATTACCTGTGCAGCTTGCCACTGTAGAGATCCTGAAGGAACTGCTTCAGCTTACCCGGCGAGTACATGTCACTGAAGTGGGGGAACAGATACATGTGCTTGAACGAGTCGATGGCAATCAAGGGCAAGTCATCCTCGGATTTACCCAGATGGTGCAGAGGATGCGCGAATCGCTTGCCATCGGCGGTCAAAAAGTTGACGTTCTCTGCAAAATTTCGAAAATACAATGTCAAACCAAATGCTTATATGCAAAGTAAACAACACGATGATTCATCTTACGTTTCTCATCCAGCAATTGACGCTCAATGATCGACTTGTAATCCTTGATAGAATTATGATCGGTTGGGTGGTGGAAGAGAATTAGGAACGGCAGACCCTCCTCCGTAAGTTCCTCTGCATTCTCAAATGTTATTTCCCGCACCAGGGGTACACACTTCTCTTGGACCCAA
The DNA window shown above is from Drosophila melanogaster chromosome X and carries:
- the caz gene encoding cabeza, isoform D, whose translation is MERYDSGSGHRGSGGSGNGGGGGGSWNDRGGNSYGNGGASKDSYNKGHGGYSGGGGGGGGGGGGGSGGNDMITQEDTIFVSGMDPSTTEQDIETHFGAIGIIKKDKRTMKPKIWLYKNKETGASKGEATVTYDDTNAAQSAIEWFDGRDFNGNAIKVSLAQRQNNWNKGGGGGGGGGGRGGFGGRRGGGGGGGGGGGGGGRFDRGGGGGGGRYDRGGGGGGGGGGGNVQPRDGDWKCNSCNNTNFAWRNECNRCKTPKGDDEGSSGGGGGGGYGGGGGGGGYDRGNDRGSGGGGYHNRDRGGNSQGGGGGGGGGGGYSRFNDNNGGGRGGRGGGGGNRRDGGPMRNDGGMRSRPY
- the caz gene encoding cabeza, isoform C, giving the protein MERGGYGGGSGQGYNNFAVPPPNYQQMPNKTGYDSGSGHRGSGGSGNGGGGGGSWNDRGGNSYGNGGASKDSYNKGHGGYSGGGGGGGGGGGGGSGGNDMITQEDTIFVSGMDPSTTEQDIETHFGAIGIIKKDKRTMKPKIWLYKNKETGASKGEATVTYDDTNAAQSAIEWFDGRDFNGNAIKVSLAQRQNNWNKGGGGGGGGGGRGGFGGRRGGGGGGGGGGGGGGRFDRGGGGGGGRYDRGGGGGGGGGGGNVQPRDGDWKCNSCNNTNFAWRNECNRCKTPKGDDEGSSGGGGGGGYGGGGGGGGYDRGNDRGSGGGGYHNRDRGGNSQGGGGGGGGGGGYSRFNDNNGGGRGGRGGGGGNRRDGGPMRNDGGMRSRPY
- the caz gene encoding cabeza, isoform B, with the translated sequence MERGGYGGGSGQGYNNFAVPPPNYQQMPNKTGNYNEPPPNYGKQGGGYDSGSGHRGSGGSGNGGGGGGSWNDRGGNSYGNGGASKDSYNKGHGGYSGGGGGGGGGGGGGSGGNDMITQEDTIFVSGMDPSTTEQDIETHFGAIGIIKKDKRTMKPKIWLYKNKETGASKGEATVTYDDTNAAQSAIEWFDGRDFNGNAIKVSLAQRQNNWNKGGGGGGGGGGRGGFGGRRGGGGGGGGGGGGGGRFDRGGGGGGGRYDRGGGGGGGGGGGNVQPRDGDWKCNSCNNTNFAWRNECNRCKTPKGDDEGSSGGGGGGGYGGGGGGGGYDRGNDRGSGGGGYHNRDRGGNSQGGGGGGGGGGGYSRFNDNNGGGRGGRGGGGGNRRDGGPMRNDGGMRSRPY